The sequence below is a genomic window from Actinokineospora baliensis.
CATGCGCAAGTGGCGCCAGCCGGACGTCCAGTTCCAGGACAGCCTGGCCTACCTGGACTTCCGCGACGCGGTGGATGACCTGGCGGTGGCGCTGGTCGACGGGATCCGGCAGTCCCCGGCGTGGCAGCAGTGGCCGGTGCGCCAGCCCGTCCCCGGTGTGCTGCCCCCGATGAAGTTCCCGGGGTTGTGATGCCAGGGACCGTGTACACGTTCTACTCCTACAAGGGCGGCGTCGGCCGCAGCTTCGCCCTGGCCAACATCGCCGTTCTGCTGGCGCGCTGGGGTTTCCGCGTGCTGTGCGTGGACTGGGACCTGGAAGCGCCGGGACTGCGCGACTACTTCGGCACGCTAACCGACAGCGCACCCACCGGCGGTGTCGTGGATCTGGTCGACGACTTCCGAGCGGGCGCCGTCGTCGACCGGACCGTCCAGGTGACCGGCACGCTCGACCTGCTCGCCGCGGGCGGCGACGACCCGAACTACGCGAGCAGGGTGCAGTCCATCGACTGGGGGCGGCTCTACGACGAGGGTTTCGGCGAGTACCTCGAGCAGTGCCGGGACCGGTGGACCGCGCGCTACGACTACGTGCTGCTCGACAGCCGGACCGGCATCTCCGATGTCGGCAGCATGTGCACCGCTCAGCTGCCCGATCGACTGGTGCTGTTGTTCACCGCCAACACGCAGAGCATCCGCGGCGCCGTGGACGTCGTCGGGTTGGCCGACGCGGCGCGCGATCGGCTGCCGCTGGACCGTCCCCGGCTGACCGTCGTCCCCGTGCTGTCGCGCTTCGACAGCCGCGATGAGTACGCCCAGGCCGAGCACTGGCGCGACGAGTGCGTGGACAGGACCAGGGGGCTGTACCACAACTGGCTCGACTCCCAGGTCTCGGTCGCCGCGATGTCGCGCCACCTGACCATCCCGTACGTCTCCTACTGGGCGCTCGGTGAGCAGTTGGCGGTGCAGAAGGAGAAGACCCCGTCCGCGGACCAGATCAGCTTCGCGCTGGAGACCGTCGCGGCCCTGATCGCGCACGACCTCGACCACACCGCGCTGCTCGCGGAGAACCGGGACGCGTTCGTCGCGGCGGTGCGCGACCGCAAGCAGGAGTTCGGCCAGGACCTCAGGGTCAGCAGCTCCCACGCCGCCAGGGGCGTCGCCAACAGGCTGATCGCCGAGTTGCGGGAACTGGGTCTCGCGGCCGAGTGGTCGTCCTCCGGAGACCGGGACCTGCTCACCCGCGCCAGCGACAACGCGCGGCACCTGTGCCTGGTCGTGGATGGCGAGTTGACCAGGTGGCAGCAGGCCGAGGCCGAGTTGTTCCTCTACCGCACCGTCGGTCAGGACCGCCGGGTCATCCCCGTCCTGACCGACGGCACGAAAGTCGTTGACCTTCCCGGTTTCGTGGCCAACCTGCGGCACCTGCGGATCGGGTCGTCGCGTGGGGAGAAGGCGGTCGCACGTGATCTGGCGGACCAACTGCGCGGCGCCGCGGCCGTGGTCGAAGGCGCACCAGAACTCGTAGGGCTCCTCGTGCGGGTCAAGGGAGTAAGGCTGGGTCGTTCGCGCTGGGAGTTGGTGGACGAGCTGGTGCGCGAGCTGGTGACCGCGGTGGGCTCGGGGGACAGCGCCCTGGCCCAGGAGTTGGCCGCCGTGCTCGCCAGGGCTATCGAGGTTCCGCCGGGCAGCAGGCACGACGTCCGCGAAGCGTTGCCGCCGCACACCCAAGAGGCGGTCGAGTGGGGCATCGGAGTGTTGGAGACCCGTGTGGTGAACCGCGTCGAACGCGGTCAACAGGAAGGATGATCATGTCAGAACGGTTGGGGCACAAGGAGACAGCGGTGATGTTGGTGCTGATGGCGTTGGCCAGGGAGGTGTCCAACCCGGAGTTGAAGGACCTCGTCGGGTACCCGCTCGACGGCAAGGAGCGGCGGCGGCTCAACGAGTTGCGGTTGGTGGAGAGCAGGTTGGCGCCGAAGCGGTTCTTCGTGCACGAGCTCACCGACAGCGGGTGGAAGTGGTGCGCGGACGAGTTCGCGGCCGGGTCTCCGCCGCCGCCGGTGGCTCGTAGTACGTTCGTGCCCGCGTTCTACTTGCTCCTGGCCGCGCTGGACCGGTATCTGCGGCGGGAGAACGTGAGCCTGGCGGAGGTCTTCACCTCCGACGTCGAGTTGACGCCGGGGCAGATCGAGGAGCGGGTGCGGGCGGGGTACTCGAAGCTGGCGCGCTCGGTGGGGGACTGGGTCAGCCTGGTGGACCTGCGGGCGGCGTTGGGCGGGGCGAACCGCGCGGAGGTGGACGCGGTGTTGAAGGAGATGAGCCGGACGGGGCGGGCGAACCTGGTGCCGGAGTCCAACCGCAAGGCGCTCACCGATCGCCACCACGCGGCGGCGATCCGCGTCGGCGGCGAGGACAACCACCTGATCTCGATCGAGGCGTCATGATCGAGGGCCTCGCCGCGCTGGCCACCCTGCGGTTCGACTGGGCGGACACCCCCGACCACGTCTGGCGCGATTCCCCGTACCACGTGGACGGTCCGCACGCCGACGTCGCCAGGGCCGTGGAGGGCGCGATCCGCGACGCGGCCGTCAGCGACGGGCCGAGTCCGATCGGGCTCGTCGTGCAGGGGCAGAAGGGCGTGGGCAAGACGCACCTGCTGGGCATGGTGCGGCGCCAGACCCACGCCGCCAAGGGGTACTTCTTCCTCGACAACGTCTCGGCCGGTGACGCGTTCTGGGAGAACGCGGTGGAGGCGTTGCGGTTCGGCCTCTCCCAGGCCGACGAGTCCGGTGAGACGCAGTTGCACCGTTTTCTGCGCCGCGTCTGCGAGCTCGGGGTCGTCGACCCCGGCTCGGCCAAGGTGATCCTGCGCGGGCACGGCCTGACCCGCAAGGACGTCGACGCGTTCGTCGCGGGGGTGCGGGCGCTCGACCGGCAGGTGGCCACGGAGTGCTCCGACACCGCGCGGGCCCTCGTGCTCTACGCCGCCGAGCCGGACTCGATCAACGACATCGCCGAGGACTACCTGGACGGGGCCGAGGAGTCCGAACCGGGGGAGC
It includes:
- a CDS encoding tyrosine-protein kinase family protein: MPGTVYTFYSYKGGVGRSFALANIAVLLARWGFRVLCVDWDLEAPGLRDYFGTLTDSAPTGGVVDLVDDFRAGAVVDRTVQVTGTLDLLAAGGDDPNYASRVQSIDWGRLYDEGFGEYLEQCRDRWTARYDYVLLDSRTGISDVGSMCTAQLPDRLVLLFTANTQSIRGAVDVVGLADAARDRLPLDRPRLTVVPVLSRFDSRDEYAQAEHWRDECVDRTRGLYHNWLDSQVSVAAMSRHLTIPYVSYWALGEQLAVQKEKTPSADQISFALETVAALIAHDLDHTALLAENRDAFVAAVRDRKQEFGQDLRVSSSHAARGVANRLIAELRELGLAAEWSSSGDRDLLTRASDNARHLCLVVDGELTRWQQAEAELFLYRTVGQDRRVIPVLTDGTKVVDLPGFVANLRHLRIGSSRGEKAVARDLADQLRGAAAVVEGAPELVGLLVRVKGVRLGRSRWELVDELVRELVTAVGSGDSALAQELAAVLARAIEVPPGSRHDVREALPPHTQEAVEWGIGVLETRVVNRVERGQQEG